Within the Acidimicrobiales bacterium genome, the region GGCGTCGTTGATTCGCTCGAGCGGATAACGAACCGTCACCAGATGATCGAGATCGAGCTCTCCGGCCTTCCACCACTCGATGAAGCGGGGAACATCGATGCTGGGCGAGCATGAACCTCCGATCGATCCGATCAGGGTGCGCTCGCCAACCAACAACGGCGCCGGCGGCAGTTCGAGCTGGGCCGTCGGGACACCTACGACAACCGCCATGCCGCCGCGGTTGATGGTGTATCTGCCAGGCCTGACCATCTGCAGGGCCTGCGCGACGGTCGCAGGCTTACCGATGCAGTCGAAGACGTAATCGGGACCAAAGACGGGCTGGCGTGCGAAGTCGAGCCCCTCCCCCGGGGTCAGCGCCCGCACGGCCGCAATCGGATCGTCGACCGCGGCGGCATTGACCCCGTGCGTAGCACCGAATCGCATGGCCATGTCGAGCTTGTCGTCCGACAGATCGACGGCAATTATCGGGCTTGCGCCCAGCTTGGCGGCAGCAGCTACCGCACAAAGACCAACGCCGCCGACCCCGATGATGGCCACCGACTGGCCCGCCTGCACCTGTGCTGTGTGCAGGACTGCGCCGGCCCCGGTGATCACGGCACACCCGAGAACCGAAGCGATGTCCAGGTCGACATCGTCAGGAAGGGGCACGACATACATCTCGTCGACCACGACATGGGATCCCCACGTGTAGACGTTTGGGCTGAAGGCCACGTCACCGTCGGGCAATGCGACGGCGGCGGGGGCGGCGGCCCGGTCTGCATGGCCTGCGTCTTTGGGCACCCATGTGACCAAGACGGTGTCGCCGGGTGACACGGACCGAACGTCGGGCCCGACCTGGGCGACCACGCCAGTCGCCTCATGGCCCATCGCCATTCGCCTG harbors:
- a CDS encoding zinc-binding dehydrogenase: MATSAKVAVSGEAADSPVELIDVELPDPVGHEVLVEIGITALCHSQLHHLASPRRMAMGHEATGVVAQVGPDVRSVSPGDTVLVTWVPKDAGHADRAAAPAAVALPDGDVAFSPNVYTWGSHVVVDEMYVVPLPDDVDLDIASVLGCAVITGAGAVLHTAQVQAGQSVAIIGVGGVGLCAVAAAAKLGASPIIAVDLSDDKLDMAMRFGATHGVNAAAVDDPIAAVRALTPGEGLDFARQPVFGPDYVFDCIGKPATVAQALQMVRPGRYTINRGGMAVVVGVPTAQLELPPAPLLVGERTLIGSIGGSCSPSIDVPRFIEWWKAGELDLDHLVTVRYPLERINDAVADLKAGRIEGRALLEV